The Acidobacteriota bacterium genome has a segment encoding these proteins:
- a CDS encoding tetratricopeptide repeat protein, whose product MTRVALCVALSLALAPGAAAQQTIKVRLDVSETVFATLAALNACGYDADLSDSDPLRAQIRAEVAQSVARSPEAQTAQQRICVFYKDHTPPDTSRNHSQYISLALYLSEPPKFEIIVRESELPPDAAFVQGFVPLLQRFYETAGLRTIWRDHRKDYEARVDRYSERITKMRFDTDMYLKLASAGYLGRTYTIYVEPMESPGQVNSRNYGSDYFLIVSPTAEGVLPLREMRHTYLHFILDPLALKRANTMKRLEPLLDSVQSAPLDESFKYDISLLVTESLIQAIEARTLPGGKQAEPQRRAAMERAMKQGYILTRYFYDGLQGFEAQPTGFNDAYGDLLHYIDVDSEKHRARQIVFAREAEHEVVGKRSARPFEKTLDIAEGRLAAGDVSGAQKYAQDALDQGTGDPAHAAFILARCAILNADADTARKYFAQTIEMAHDARMVAWSHIYLGRILDMQEHRDEAITHYRAALAAGDARPETKSAAERGLEQPYQPSPRR is encoded by the coding sequence GTGACGCGTGTTGCGCTGTGTGTCGCGCTCTCTCTGGCGCTTGCCCCCGGGGCGGCGGCGCAGCAGACCATCAAGGTGCGCTTGGACGTTAGCGAGACCGTGTTCGCTACCCTGGCGGCGCTGAACGCCTGCGGCTACGATGCCGACCTGTCTGACTCCGATCCGCTGCGCGCGCAGATCCGCGCGGAGGTCGCGCAAAGCGTCGCGCGCTCGCCGGAAGCGCAGACCGCGCAACAACGGATATGCGTCTTCTACAAAGACCACACCCCTCCCGACACCAGCCGCAACCATTCGCAATACATCTCGCTGGCGCTTTATCTCAGCGAACCGCCGAAGTTCGAGATCATCGTGCGCGAGAGCGAACTGCCTCCCGACGCCGCGTTCGTGCAAGGGTTCGTGCCGCTGCTGCAGCGCTTCTACGAGACTGCTGGCCTGCGCACCATCTGGCGCGATCATCGCAAGGACTATGAGGCGCGAGTGGACCGCTACTCCGAGCGCATCACCAAGATGCGTTTCGATACCGACATGTACCTGAAGCTTGCCTCCGCCGGATACCTCGGCCGCACCTATACCATCTACGTGGAGCCGATGGAGTCGCCGGGGCAGGTCAACTCCCGCAACTATGGTTCCGACTATTTCCTGATCGTGTCGCCCACCGCGGAGGGCGTGCTGCCGCTGCGCGAGATGCGCCACACCTACCTGCACTTCATCCTCGATCCGCTGGCGCTCAAGCGCGCCAACACGATGAAGCGCCTCGAGCCGCTGCTCGACAGCGTGCAGAGCGCGCCGCTCGACGAGAGCTTCAAGTACGACATCTCGCTGCTGGTCACCGAATCGTTGATCCAGGCCATCGAAGCGCGCACGTTGCCGGGCGGCAAGCAGGCCGAACCCCAACGCCGCGCCGCCATGGAGCGGGCGATGAAGCAGGGGTACATCCTCACACGCTATTTCTACGACGGGCTGCAGGGGTTCGAGGCGCAGCCCACCGGTTTCAACGACGCTTACGGCGACCTGCTGCACTACATCGACGTGGATAGCGAGAAGCACCGCGCTCGCCAGATCGTATTCGCGCGTGAGGCCGAGCACGAGGTCGTGGGCAAGAGGAGCGCGCGTCCCTTCGAGAAGACGCTCGATATCGCCGAGGGACGCCTCGCCGCGGGCGACGTTTCTGGAGCACAGAAATACGCGCAGGACGCGCTCGACCAGGGCACCGGCGACCCGGCGCATGCGGCGTTCATCCTGGCACGCTGCGCCATCCTCAACGCCGATGCGGACACGGCACGCAAATATTTTGCGCAGACCATCGAGATGGCCCACGACGCGCGCATGGTCGCCTGGTCGCACATCTATCTTGGCCGCATCCTGGACATGCAGGAGCATCGCGACGAGGCCATCACGCATTACCGCGCCGCGCTGGCTGCCGGCGACGCCCGGCCAGAGACGAAAAGCGCCGCCGAGCGTGGCCTGGAGCAGCCGTATCAGCCGAGTCCGCGCCGCTAA
- a CDS encoding tetratricopeptide repeat protein, whose amino-acid sequence MTRAKPIAATLLLSLALVSLALGVLRGAALAQPLAQTLAPAAGGAPSKAQTTPAQPQAAAVPSAQPAGTKRPPQATNPDEYAAYKALIAQANPVAAEQAAKDFDSKFPRSELRALLYYTLMHRYQEANNGAKAVEMGRKAVQLDPDNPVGLTELGNLLAEGTREGDLDREQRYAEATKNVQRGLQMMDSSLVVPPGTPPERVQQLKQFLTAMARATLGLVDFNHQNYAAAEPNLRQAAQLNTVQPDPMVYLRLAIALDHQNKYAEALQAANKVLELTPNGPLADLAHREKDRLQKLMGTSASSASTPATSTPATSTPAASTPAPVKPATTPPPAPATPPTPPPDKPKD is encoded by the coding sequence ATGACGAGAGCCAAACCCATCGCCGCCACTCTTCTGCTCAGCCTGGCGCTCGTAAGCCTGGCACTCGGCGTTCTCCGCGGCGCGGCGTTGGCGCAGCCGTTGGCTCAGACTCTCGCTCCTGCTGCGGGAGGCGCGCCATCCAAGGCGCAGACGACTCCCGCTCAGCCGCAAGCAGCCGCCGTCCCGTCAGCGCAGCCCGCGGGGACGAAGCGTCCACCGCAGGCGACGAATCCCGACGAGTATGCGGCGTACAAGGCGCTCATCGCGCAGGCGAATCCGGTGGCCGCGGAGCAGGCTGCGAAAGACTTTGACAGCAAATTCCCTAGGAGCGAGCTGCGCGCGCTGCTCTACTACACCCTCATGCACCGGTATCAGGAGGCGAATAACGGCGCGAAGGCGGTGGAGATGGGGCGCAAGGCGGTGCAACTCGATCCCGATAACCCGGTCGGGTTGACCGAGCTCGGCAACCTGCTTGCCGAGGGCACACGCGAGGGTGATTTGGATCGTGAACAGCGCTACGCGGAAGCGACGAAGAACGTGCAACGTGGCCTGCAGATGATGGATTCAAGCCTCGTCGTCCCACCCGGCACGCCTCCAGAGAGGGTGCAGCAGCTCAAGCAGTTCCTCACCGCGATGGCGCGCGCCACCCTCGGCCTGGTGGATTTCAATCATCAGAACTACGCTGCCGCGGAGCCGAACCTGCGCCAGGCCGCGCAGCTCAACACCGTGCAACCAGATCCGATGGTCTACCTGCGGCTGGCCATCGCGCTCGATCACCAGAACAAGTACGCCGAAGCGCTCCAGGCCGCAAACAAAGTGCTAGAGCTCACGCCCAACGGTCCCCTCGCCGACCTCGCACACCGCGAGAAAGACCGTTTGCAGAAGCTGATGGGCACGAGCGCATCTTCCGCATCCACTCCGGCCACATCCACTCCGGCCACATCCACCCCGGCCGCATCCACCCCGGCGCCGGTGAAGCCGGCGACCACGCCGCCGCCGGCACCAGCGACACCTCCGACTCCGCCACCGGACAAGCCGAAGGATTAA
- a CDS encoding zf-HC2 domain-containing protein, translating into MKFDATKVGTSVYKTAVYKTAVYKTAKCKRTQELLSCYVDTALAGSEMRSVREHLLGCADCDAEHRALEQTRRLVAVLGTRPAPPELGLRIRSAISRARAEQQRRSFAGFLVRAEEGLRAFMLPATAGLLSAIVFFGVLIGSWAIPAISNDVPVPSMSYTPPQLTAMPADSVDGVNEPIMVETYVDAQGRVENYRVLTQGLDLKAIEPQLDSIMIFTLFQPARSFGRPAPGRAVISFSNVHVKG; encoded by the coding sequence CGAAGGTTGGGACGTCGGTGTACAAAACGGCGGTGTACAAAACGGCGGTGTACAAAACGGCGAAGTGCAAGCGGACGCAGGAACTGTTGTCCTGCTATGTCGACACCGCACTCGCCGGCAGCGAGATGCGCTCGGTGCGCGAGCACTTGCTCGGCTGTGCGGATTGCGACGCCGAACATCGTGCGCTCGAGCAGACGCGCCGGCTGGTGGCCGTGCTGGGCACGCGCCCGGCGCCGCCCGAGCTGGGCTTGCGCATCCGCTCCGCCATCTCGCGCGCGCGCGCCGAGCAGCAGCGCCGGTCGTTCGCGGGCTTCCTGGTCCGCGCGGAAGAAGGCCTGCGCGCCTTCATGCTGCCGGCGACCGCGGGCTTGCTGAGCGCCATCGTTTTCTTCGGCGTGCTCATCGGGTCCTGGGCCATCCCGGCCATCTCCAATGACGTGCCGGTGCCCAGCATGAGCTACACCCCGCCGCAGCTGACCGCGATGCCGGCCGACTCGGTGGACGGCGTGAACGAGCCCATCATGGTGGAGACCTACGTCGACGCTCAGGGACGGGTGGAGAACTATCGCGTGCTGACTCAGGGCCTTGACCTCAAGGCGATCGAGCCGCAACTCGACAGCATCATGATCTTCACGCTCTTCCAGCCGGCGCGCTCCTTCGGACGGCCGGCGCCAGGACGCGCCGTGATCTCGTTCTCGAACGTGCACGTGAAAGGCTAG